The following are encoded in a window of Sminthopsis crassicaudata isolate SCR6 chromosome 3, ASM4859323v1, whole genome shotgun sequence genomic DNA:
- the LOC141563820 gene encoding LOW QUALITY PROTEIN: antizyme inhibitor 2-like (The sequence of the model RefSeq protein was modified relative to this genomic sequence to represent the inferred CDS: deleted 2 bases in 2 codons), whose amino-acid sequence MSAKRTCLQIPSDGSESCIQSCDWIGNPNKLQEQVICLEPGVSAWKLIQEKIQELSNMDERDAFMVTDLGVLAEQHQMFLKTLPRVTPFFAVKCNNSPSVLQVLANLGTGFDCASRAELEQVLKMGITPSRIIYANTCKQISYLQYAASHGVQLMTFDCEEELVKVAKFHPTARMVLRIWTEDSDSIFPLSAKFGAPLDKCGHLLSIAKDLGVTVVGSCFHVGSGCQTPESFHQAIANARRVFDLGLQMGHPMGFLDIGGGFPGEKNFVPTFEELAAVINRSLDQYFPESSGVKIIAEPGRFYASKICTAVLNIIGKKNVVEKEGGRKLMYYINDGHYNSFALMLRERQTRIPRVVKKFNCKPCLYPSTLWGPTCDAVDRLGPTEIMLPELQVGDWLVFENMGAYTRTINCNFNGFTRPVMTVTIPSELQHLLDPVH is encoded by the exons ATGTCAGCTAAGAG AACCTGTCTTCAGATCCCCTCTGATGGGTCAGAATCATGCATTCAAAGTTGTGATTGGATTGGAAACCCTAACAAACTACAAGAGCAAGTGATCTGCCTTGAACCAGGAGTCTCTGCTTGGAAGCTTATCCAGGAAAAAATCCAGGAACTATCAAACATG GATGAGAGAGATGCCTTCATGGTGACTGACTTGGGGGTTCTGGCC GAGCAACACCAGATGTTCCTGAAGACCCTGCCCCGTGTGACCCCCTTCTTTGCTGTGAAGTGCAACAACAGCCCCAGTGTGTTACAGGTGTTGGCCAATCTGGGCACTGGCTTTGACTGTGCAAGTCGG GCGGAGCTGGAGCAGGTTCTGAAGATGGGAATTACCCCCTCCCGCATCATCTACGCCAATACCTGTAAGCAGATCTCT TATCTCCAGTATGCTGCCAGCCATGGGGTCCAGCTGATGACTTTTGACTGTGAGGAAGAACTTGTCAAAGTTGCCAAGTTTCACCCCACTGCCAG GATGGTTCTCAGAATCTGGACCGAGGACAGTGACAGTATCTTCCCCTTGAGTGCCAAGTTCGGGGCTCCCCTGGACAAGTGTGGCCATCTGCTGAGCATTGCCAAGGACTTGGGAGTGACTGTGGTTGGAAGCTG TTTCCATGTGGGTTCTGGCTGCCAGACACCAGAGAGCTTCCACCAGGCCATTGCAAATGCCCGGCGTGTGTTTGACCTGGGCCTCCAGATGGGACACCCAATGGGATTCCTGGATATTGGAGGAGGCTTCCCAGGCGAGAAGAATTTTGTACCTACATTTGAAGAG TTAGCAGCTGTGATCAATAGATCCTTGGACCAATATTTTCCAGAAAGCAGTGGAGTGAAGATCATAGCTGAACCTGGTCGCTTCTATGCCAGTAAAATATGCACTGCTGTCCTCAATATCATTGGCAAGAAGAATGTGGTGGAAAAAG aagGTGGCCGGAAACTGATGTATTATATCAACGATGGTCATTATAATTCTTTTGCCCTTATGCTGAGGGAGAGACAAACAAGGATACCTCGTGTAGTGAAG AAGTTCAATTGCAAGCCATGTCTCTATCCTTCCACCCTGTGGGGTCCCACGTGTGATGCCGTTGACCGTTTAGGTCCAACAGAAATCATGCTGCCTGAACTTCAAGTGGGTGACTGGCTGGTCTTTGAAAACATGGGGGCCTACACCCGCACTATAAATTGCAATTTCAATGGTTTTACACGACCTGTAATGACTGTCACCATTCCTTCGGAGCTACA ACACCTCCTGGACCCAGTGCATTAA